The DNA region ACTCTGAACTGGAtactatatgtgtgtatgtctcaAATGAGAGAGGGCGAGACATGCCCAAGCAGTGTATCACATTTGTGTAAATGGCAAATTAAGCATTGTTTCATTGTCATATCATCATTTCATATACAAAATTAATATACCAAGCAAAGAAGTATTTCAGGAACGGCCTTGTGCTGAACCTGATAGCTGCTACACAGCTGGCATGTCTCTATCCAGGCCACTCAGCCCCAGGTCCGACCGAGTCATGTCACAGGCTGTCCTGCTCATTCCTATAATCAATCTGCTGGGAGGAATTCATTCAGCGTGTGCATTCTGCATAGATAAATAGAGCTATATGTCTGCATAAAGCTTTCGGCAGACGCATGCAGATAATCACATTAAAGCAGAAAGACACACGTGGATAGttgcacacatacagacacagccCCCCACTTCAAATAAAGTCACTCATTGCAAAGCTATTTGTACGCACAGATAGTCACGAACATACAGATAATCACCCGTACAGAAAGTCATGCACATGCAGACAGATGACATACAAAAACATACTGATAGTCACACAGATAGTCACATTCACAAATCTGTGGTGTGATTCCAAATGTACAAATTTCAAACAGGACACTTACACAGCAGGCTGTGTAAAGATGTGAATGGCTTGTATGGGCCCAGAAGACCATCTGTGGTCCCGGGAGTGATCACacattttatattaaataaacGTATTTctgaatggaaaaaaatgtattcatcGATTTGTCTATTGACCCCTTTAATTGCTTATTAACGTAATGACAGATGAGTAAATTGCGGAGTGTGAACGGTTCGTCCAAATTATGACGCAAACAAATACAGCTTAAatacaatgggggggggggttcgacaGCGTCACCTGGCGTCGATAACTAAAACACGCAGATTGTCACCTGACGGTACGTTTCACCAGGCGGAGTAGCTGCTGTATTTCGTAGGTATATAGGGAATGGTTATGTGTCATCGGATAGCCTTCCAGCAATTAAACAAGTCTAAGGCATGTCGCCATGAACCCCTCCATATATTGTTTACTCTGCCGTCAAACTTTTCAACAAATTTAAAACTTTCAGATGAAGTTCTAAAGAAATAATTTCAAGTTTTATTATAGTCAGAAGAATTTGAAATACTTCTGACTCAGACAACGTCAATAACTCGCCGAGTGACAGTTCCCGGCGCCTGACTTGCACGTCTTCAATGCAAAGTAGTCTTCCtcctaaattattatttatcacaTAAGAGGAAAAGGAAATCCGCCCTGCAGTAGGCTATCTTTGGCGGAGTCGCGCTATTGGTGCCCGTTTCCGAAATACGGGCGGAGGGAGGGAGTGGAGGGTGAGAAGGAAGGAGGGGGGGCTGAAAACAGGCAGACAATACGTTTGCACAAATGTATTCCGTCCCTCCGTCACTCCTATTGCGCTTTATTAGGGAGCATCGGTTTGCATTCTGCTCTGTACTGAACGCAAACTGGACTGAACAACAGCAGACCAAAACCGAGAAGGCAGGCAGAAATCTTTCCAGCTACGTTCGTCTCCAGAAGGAAGCTTCTGCATGCGTGAATGTGGATGAAGTCTTACCGATCTCCCACCTCCAGAAGAACCGAGAAATATCTGCACTTTGCTTTTGATGTTATCTCTCCGGCTGTCTCCTATTGTTATCCAGGTCGGAGACATCAGGCAAGACTTTCAAAAGATTTTAAATCAGCAGACAACATTCATTCAGACTTGCTTCATTCAAAAAAATAGCatcaagaacaaaaaaaaatcaacaaatgCAATAAGTGCAAAAACCGTATAACTGGAAATAAGAAACCGAAGACTAGAGATTATTCTGCTTTATTCGATATAAAGCACATTTAAAGCCTTAAGCAAAAGTGATATGGCATTTTCACGGAGAGTGTTATGATGTCACTCGAGATGTACAACTGTAAAAGATCCCAAAGCCAACTCGTGTGTGTGTCTTAAGACCTACCGCCCAGGTAACTTCTCCAAAGATCTGGCTTCTGTCACCAGCCTCTTACGGTGAGTTCAAATCATTGCGCAAGACAGCCGCGTGTTAACGTCCAGAAATGAGTCGCATTCCTTTAATTACTACATGGATATTTCTGTGCAACGAATGTTGAAAGGAGAGAAATTCTCCGTGATTTAAAAAAACCTaccttaatatatatatatatatatatatatatatatatatatatatatatatatatatatatatatatatatatatatatatatatatatgtgtgtgtgtgtgtgtgtgtgtgtgtgtgtgtgtgtgtgtgtgtgtgtgtgtgcgtgtgtgtgcatagtGTCGGCCTGTAATTTAAAACTGCCCGGAATTTCACTTATATGGTATTGCACGTTTTACTAATTATATCCGATAACAATAAGTGATGcttatacattttcatttaagaAAAATTCTGACAATCTTTTCAGGATGCAACAGATTGACCCACGTTTTCCTGAGTGTTTTCCGATTCTGTTCGTGTTCTAAGCCCTTCTTGCTTGTTGTGTGTTTCTGGATTTAATACGAATTTCATCCAGAAATACTATGTAAGCCTACAAAATAGTTTAGAATAGGTTAATAGGTTAGAGTATTCTGCACGTGGAACGCTACATATCGAAATCGAAATCGGAAGTAGGAAACTTCCGAAAGAAGTTTGTCTcacatttatatatgtgtgtgtgtgtgtgtgtgtgtatttgtataaTAAACAAAATGTATGAATTTGCATGCTTAAAAAATGCTACACCGATTGTGCGTATTTCTGTCAAATTCCGGCAAATGATTCAAACTGttctttttgcttttcgcttATACAGCATACCGTTGTTAACAAATATACAGCATTAATTAATTTTCAAACTAAGGAAAGgtgtttaattaaaataatttaaaatatattaattaaaaataatgaacGACAACGATGAAGTGGTTACTATATAAGTTAACGGGACTGCGTAAAGAGTTATAATGTCCTGATAGGTCAGCTTTCAAATACTTACCTTAAACAAAACGATCGTTCACATATCTCTACTTTTATTCATGCTTTAAGCGTTTACATTCACTATTGACACGACCAGGTTTCAATTGTGCTTTCAGTTACATTcaagttttttttaactgttgTTCCATTTCAGCTTTTCCGCATTTAAGttgggaaacaaactgaaaatgaTGCTGAGTCCAGAACAACCCGACTCCGACCTGCACTGGGGCCAGTCAGATGCCGAGTCgataataaatgatatgaaggTCGGGTGCGTGTCCGACGAGGCGCTGGATGCCGAGGGGAAGACGCGGTCCATAGCCCCGCCGACTCTAAGCAGGGAGGAGAAGCGCAGGAGGCGACGTGCCACAGCCAAGTACCGCTCAGCCCACGCCACCCGGGAGCGGATACGAGTGGAAGCCTTCAACGTGGCCTTCGCCGAGCTGAGGAAACTGCTACCCACCCTACCGCCAGACAAGAAGCTCTCCAAGATCGAGATCCTCCGGCTGGCAATATGCTACATATCGTATCTCAATCACGTCTTGGACGTTTAGAGTTTCAATAGACTTTAAGtcgatttttttaaataaaggaaaGTGTACAATAATAGCATTTTCAaaaagaaaagggaaaaactggaaGACAATGGGTAAATGAATGCTCTTATTATTACAACTGACCGACGTAGGGCTTCCACAACCAGAGGGGCATGAGAACCTGGAACCTGGAAGCACGAAGACAAACTTTCACGGAAATTTTAGTTTGAATTGCAAAATGTCACAAATCCATTCACAATCCGCAGTGCAAAAGACACGAAAATTCGGTTTAAAACGCGATACTGCAATAATTTAACCTAATAAAACAGATGGTCTGTTGTGTGTACTAGAAAACAAAGCCAGTCGTTTGATAAAGATGTGCGTACTGTATAAAACGTGTATACAATAACAGTAGCGCCTTTCAAAATTCCGTAAGTATCTTAGATACAGGACTAGTCCTGGATGACAAAATGACCCGTCTAAAGCTGAACTAAAGTATACTATAGCTGCTTATTTGTGTGTAATATGAAGTTTTCCTTCCTAAAAGGGGAACTTCGCATAAGTGCCACTTCCTTGTTTCAAGTCGTGACTTTAATTATTTTTgaatatttatctatttatttatttgcctgtttgtttatttatttgttcgtttatttattgatttacggtttgtttttgtgtttatgCCAATGTCTTTTATAGATAACTGCtaacgtatatatgtattgtaaaTTTTTGCATTTAGGTAGGCCTATAATTATTTATATCTCAAATTATGATGTTTGACTAAAAAGTGACGTTGCTCTTCAATCGCACTTTTCAGTGACAGCTCCCTGTTGGTATGTTGTAAATGGATCTGTACGTCATGACGTTTATTTCTGTAACGGTCTTTTTTAATGTccacggtaaaaaaaaaaagagcactTCGTTTTGAGTAGCGCCCTTAGGTGTATCGTATGAACGTTTGTAGTTTTCAGTGTTAAGGGGAGGGGGCTCGGAATGATAAGAAAAACGTCATTTTCCCCCTTAAACCCTTAGCTTTCGAGATGTGCTGGCGCTGTAAAGCACCACGTCAGAGATAAAATGCAGAAGTAAAGAGAGCGCCTTATCATGTGACGTCACGGCGAGATCCCCAGTGCTGCGACCAAAAACGATTTCTCTTTGGCTTATGTTTAACTTATATGACTATTGTTTACATGCTGTTATTAGAAAGTCTTCTATTTGTGTACCCGCTCTGCTTTGAACCTCTTATACAAGATCTAATTTTATAGTGATATGAATATCCAGCATCCAAAGACTGCTTGTATTTTCAGGGGTTTAAGGTGTATTCGTTACCCTGTAGCACACATTTCGTTTAGCCGAGTAGCCTGCGGCTGGTTTCTACCGGACACGGTTTTTCATATCTTATTGGTAagttgtttagaaaaataaatatttaaaaatgaacgACTTCGTGATTCTTTGCAACTGAATACAGATTTAACAGTAGGCCTAGCTTTGCATGTATTAATGCGAATGAACAGTTAGCAGACATCATAAATTCGAATGAAAGCAATAATATTATCACTTATGCTTATTTATTCTTTATTGTCTCCACAACTTGAACATTGCGTAGTTCCACAACTAGGCCTACTTAAGTAAAATATTAGGAAACTGCTCTGACATGTAAAGTACAGCGGACATCAGCATGGGCTTTGATGCAGGAGTTATAAAACATTTCCCAGCACAAGTGTAAAATTACTTTATATCCCAGATAGCTACAATTATATGTAAATTATTTTCACGAACTTACGTGACGTCACAATTCCTCACGAGCTTACCGACGTCAGAGCGATCGGAGGATAAAAAAACTTTGAAGGAAGTCATGCTCATCTAGGCAAGAAAGAATGAGAGAAAATGA from Brienomyrus brachyistius isolate T26 chromosome 1, BBRACH_0.4, whole genome shotgun sequence includes:
- the LOC125739369 gene encoding helix-loop-helix protein 2-like: MMLSPEQPDSDLHWGQSDAESIINDMKVGCVSDEALDAEGKTRSIAPPTLSREEKRRRRRATAKYRSAHATRERIRVEAFNVAFAELRKLLPTLPPDKKLSKIEILRLAICYISYLNHVLDV